A single region of the Bartonella harrusi genome encodes:
- a CDS encoding phage tail sheath subtilisin-like domain-containing protein: protein MTTGFLHGVEVVEVDDGTRPLRAVQSAVIGIVGTAPDADEQAFPLNTPVLVTGSLSQAAKLDKTGKRQGTLPNALDLIFKQVGAIVVVVRVQEGDNENATLTNVLGGVNTNGAYEGVHALIGAQSLLGQTPRILIAPGFTHKRPVSLSKIDVTNKGSGYTQATVKIAGGAKAEAILANGQVTSIVLKDNGFDYQTAPNVVIEGDGTGATAKAEISATSNPVAAELIGIAERLRAIVVIDAPNTTDEAALDAAKDFDSKRAVIVDPFVKVNRDGEIIEQPASAAVAGVIAKTDFTHGFWHSPSNKVINGIVGITRPIDFSIGDRSSRANLLNEQNITTIIRENGYRLWGNRTLSSDTKFAFLSVVRTADMINDAILRGHMWAVDRNIKKTYMSDVSESVNAYLRDLKAQGAILGGQCTPDPELNTASAIESGRVYFNVEFTPTTPAEHITFRSRIINDYLEEIF, encoded by the coding sequence ATGACAACAGGTTTTTTACACGGTGTTGAAGTTGTCGAGGTGGACGATGGAACGCGTCCCCTTCGTGCGGTTCAATCGGCAGTTATCGGCATTGTCGGCACAGCACCCGATGCCGATGAACAGGCTTTTCCCCTCAATACACCGGTGTTGGTTACCGGTTCACTTTCACAAGCAGCAAAACTGGATAAAACAGGAAAGCGTCAAGGCACCCTACCCAATGCTCTTGATCTTATTTTTAAGCAAGTGGGTGCTATTGTTGTTGTCGTGCGTGTGCAAGAAGGTGATAACGAAAATGCAACATTGACCAATGTTTTAGGCGGTGTGAACACCAATGGTGCTTATGAAGGTGTGCATGCTTTGATTGGAGCACAATCCCTGCTTGGACAAACACCACGCATTCTGATTGCTCCAGGCTTTACCCATAAACGCCCCGTTAGCCTTAGCAAGATTGATGTCACCAACAAAGGCAGCGGTTATACCCAAGCAACTGTTAAAATTGCCGGCGGTGCAAAAGCAGAAGCAATCCTTGCCAATGGACAAGTAACCTCGATTGTTCTCAAGGACAATGGCTTTGATTATCAAACCGCCCCCAATGTAGTGATTGAAGGTGATGGCACTGGCGCAACAGCAAAAGCCGAAATCAGTGCAACCTCTAATCCTGTAGCAGCAGAGTTGATTGGCATTGCCGAACGTCTGCGCGCTATTGTGGTCATTGACGCACCAAACACAACCGATGAAGCAGCTCTTGATGCTGCAAAGGATTTTGATTCAAAACGCGCTGTTATTGTTGATCCTTTTGTAAAGGTGAATCGTGATGGAGAAATCATAGAACAGCCCGCAAGTGCGGCGGTTGCTGGTGTCATTGCCAAAACAGATTTCACACATGGTTTTTGGCATTCCCCTTCAAACAAAGTGATCAATGGCATTGTAGGAATTACCCGCCCGATTGATTTTTCCATTGGTGACAGATCAAGCCGTGCCAACCTTCTCAATGAACAAAACATCACAACAATTATTCGTGAGAATGGTTATCGTCTTTGGGGCAATCGCACCCTTTCAAGCGATACAAAATTCGCTTTCTTATCCGTTGTGAGAACCGCGGATATGATCAATGACGCCATCTTGCGTGGGCACATGTGGGCGGTCGACCGCAATATCAAAAAAACCTACATGAGTGATGTGAGTGAAAGCGTCAATGCCTATTTGCGTGATTTGAAAGCACAAGGTGCCATTCTTGGTGGGCAGTGCACGCCTGATCCAGAGTTGAATACAGCAAGCGCCATTGAGAGCGGCAGAGTCTATTTCAATGTTGAATTTACACCAACAACACCAGCAGAACATATCACCTTCCGTTCACGCATCATCAATGATTACCTAGAGGAGATCTTTTAA